A DNA window from Oikeobacillus pervagus contains the following coding sequences:
- the fabF gene encoding beta-ketoacyl-ACP synthase II, giving the protein MEKRRVVVTGLGTVSPLGKNVTTTWENALNGVCGIKPLTRVNPDDYPAKVAAEITDFDPEEYIERKDARKMDRFTQFAVAASLMAVEDAKLTIDESNAHRIGVWIGSGIGGMETFENQFETFLNRGYRRVSPFFVPMMIPDMATGQVSITLGAKGFNSCTVTACATGTNSIGDAFKVIQRGDADAMITGGSEAPITRMSMAGFCSNTALSTNPDPATASRPFDKDRDGFIMGEGAGIIVLEELDHAISRGAKIYAEIVGYGATGDAYHITAPAPGGEGGARAMKMAIDDGNIQPEEMDYINAHGTSTQYNDKYETMAIKEVFGEHSYKLAVSSTKSMTGHLLGAAGGLEAIFSVLAIQNNIIPPTINLQNPDPDCDLDYVANKAREQQVRIAMSNSLGFGGHNATVVFRKYDQ; this is encoded by the coding sequence ATGGAAAAAAGAAGAGTTGTAGTAACAGGATTAGGTACTGTATCGCCTTTAGGAAAGAATGTAACTACTACATGGGAGAATGCTTTAAATGGAGTATGTGGGATTAAACCACTTACTCGAGTGAATCCAGATGATTACCCAGCAAAAGTTGCTGCGGAAATTACGGATTTTGACCCTGAAGAATATATTGAAAGAAAAGACGCAAGAAAGATGGACAGATTTACACAATTTGCTGTAGCGGCTTCCTTAATGGCCGTTGAAGATGCAAAATTAACGATTGATGAGAGTAATGCTCATCGCATCGGAGTTTGGATTGGATCTGGAATTGGTGGAATGGAAACATTTGAAAACCAATTTGAAACCTTTTTAAACCGTGGATACCGCAGAGTGAGTCCATTTTTTGTACCGATGATGATTCCTGATATGGCAACAGGACAGGTGTCGATTACATTAGGTGCAAAAGGATTTAATTCATGTACAGTTACAGCATGTGCAACTGGAACGAATTCAATTGGAGATGCTTTTAAAGTGATCCAACGTGGAGATGCCGATGCGATGATTACAGGTGGAAGTGAAGCACCGATTACGAGAATGTCAATGGCAGGCTTTTGCTCTAATACAGCATTATCTACGAATCCTGACCCAGCTACGGCAAGTAGACCGTTTGATAAAGACCGGGATGGATTTATTATGGGCGAAGGTGCCGGTATTATCGTCCTTGAAGAATTAGATCATGCTATTTCACGCGGTGCAAAGATTTATGCAGAAATTGTCGGATATGGCGCAACAGGAGATGCTTATCATATCACAGCACCTGCACCAGGCGGAGAAGGTGGAGCAAGAGCGATGAAGATGGCGATTGACGATGGGAATATCCAACCAGAAGAGATGGATTATATCAATGCCCATGGAACAAGTACACAGTACAATGATAAATACGAAACGATGGCAATTAAAGAAGTATTCGGTGAACATTCTTATAAGCTTGCTGTTAGTTCGACAAAATCAATGACTGGCCATTTATTAGGAGCTGCTGGTGGGCTTGAAGCGATTTTTTCCGTTTTAGCGATCCAAAATAATATCATCCCGCCAACCATCAATCTCCAAAATCCAGACCCAGATTGTGATCTTGACTATGTAGCAAATAAAGCAAGAGAACAACAAGTTCGAATTGCAATGAGTAACTCACTTGGTTTTGGCGGCCATAATGCTACCGTTGTTTTTCGTAAATATGATCAATAA